In Erpetoichthys calabaricus chromosome 4, fErpCal1.3, whole genome shotgun sequence, one genomic interval encodes:
- the LOC114650295 gene encoding histone H4, protein MSGRGKGGKGLGKGGAKRHRKVLRDNIQGITKPAIRRLARRGGVKRISGLIYEETRGVLKVFLENVIRDAVTYTEHAKRKTVTAMDVVYALKRQGRTLYGFGG, encoded by the coding sequence ATGTCTGGACGTGGAAAAGGAGGCAAGGGGCTCGGAAAAGGTGGCGCGAAGCGTCATAGGAAGGTACTGCGCGACAACATTCAAGGAATCACAAAGCCTGCCATTCGTCGTCTAGCAAGACGTGGAGGAGTAAAGCGCATATCCGGGCTTATATACGAGGAGACTCGTGGGGTGCTGAAGGTGTTTCTGGAGAACGTGATCCGGGACGCCGTGACTTACACCGAACACGCTAAGAGGAAGACGGTCACCGCTATGGATGTGGTTTACGCGTTGAAGAGGCAGGGCCGCACTCTGTACGGCTTCGGCGGTTAG